One window of the Podospora pseudocomata strain CBS 415.72m chromosome 7, whole genome shotgun sequence genome contains the following:
- a CDS encoding hypothetical protein (EggNog:ENOG503PCIN; COG:Q) produces the protein MKLPFRIHEYFLAVLSVSVWFSPADRVGISPLPSQVLCKPTSNLTVGQKEGKFLQKDFSHFGFPKSECYRHPTAFLCQPQFQSIGSYSEVTSNMTGLFALLGLSLSQLAGLVGALLLTLLFWRRYCSPISDIPGPFTASFTRIWHVLHILKGDQNLELIRLHDKHGHFVRIAPNEVSISHPDAIKKVLASPSLHKAPWYKVIAFPDGRFQNPMSATDPAVKNELSRHLAPAYTLPNLLRSEEAIGNTLELLFDWLDKFSSSKKPIDLDKFFTFATSDVIGEVIFSKQFGFLREGKDINNTIANTHPQAAYVSIAGFFRWFHVLFLSNRFITWLGVTPWGHLIDTAMTAIKERQENPSVEKFDALAHWLHMLEKSKGKMGMHEIHSAAFNAAAAGNETVATGLQAFVYYMIRHPTAWARCRRETDAAKVGTVGGRSVSFADAQRLPFLQACIKEALRVFGPASMGLPRVVPKGTPLVIGDRSIPGGTTVSVNVWVIHHSKEIWGEDARMFNPDRWLTPDAARLEKYFVPWGFGYASCPGQNLAKIELSKICATLVRDYDFVQVDKAKEWRWKAYFTVVPKDWPCYVARRER, from the exons ATGAAGCTTCCATTCAGAATCCATGAATATTTCTTGGCCGTCCTGTCGGTTTCTGTTTGGTTTAGCCCCGCCGACAGAGTGGGAATCTCACCCCTGCCATCACAAGTTCTCTGCAAGCCCACAAGCAATCTCACTGTTGGTCAAAAAGAGGGGAAATTCTTGCAAAAGGATTTCTCTCACTTTGGCTTCCCCAAGTCCGAGTGTTACCGACATCCTACTGCATTCCTGTGCCAGCCGCAGTTCCAGAGCATCGGGTCGTATTCTGAAGTGACGTCGAACATGACAGGGTTATTCGCCCTTTTGGGCCTGAGCCTCTCTCAGTTGGCCGGTCTGGTTGGTGCTCTGCTCCTCACATTGCTCTTCTGGAGGCGATACTGCTCTCCAATCAGCGATATTCCCGGCCCATTCACGGCCAGCTTCACCAGAATATGGCACGTCCTTCACATTCTCAAGGGCGACCAAAACTTAGAGCTCATCAGGCTGCATGACAAGCATG GTCACTTTGTCCGTATCGCTCCGAATGAAGTCAGCATCAGCCATCCTGACGCGATCAAGAAAGTCCtcgcttctccttctctacaCAAAGCCCCTTGGTACAAAGTGATTGCCTTCCCCGATGGGCGTTTCCAAAACCCCATGTCAGCTACTGATCCTGCCGTCAAAAACGAACTGTCTCGCCATCTCGCCCCAGCATACACCCTTCCCAACCTTCTCCGCTCCGAAGAAGCCATCGGCAACACCCTCGAGCTCCTCTTTGACTGGCTCGACAAGTTTAGCTCTTCTAAGAAACCCATCGATCTCGACAAGTTCTTCACCTTTGCCACCTCGGACGTCATCGGCGAGGTCATCTTTTCCAAGCAGTTCGGCTTTCTGAGAGAAGGCAaagacatcaacaacaccatcgccaacacACACCCTCAAGCGGCCTATGTCTCCATCGCCGGGTTCTTCCGCTGGTTTCATGTGCTGTTTCTCAGCAACAGATTCATTACCTGGCTGGGAGTGACACCGTGGGGGCACCTTATCGACACGGCCATGACGGCGATCAAAGAGCGGCAGGAGAATCCCAGCGTGGAGAAGTTTGATGCCTTGGCGCACTGGCTCCAcatgctggagaagagcaagggCAAGATGGGGATGCATGAGATACACTCGGCGGCGTTCAACGCTGCGGCTGCGGGGAATGAGACGGTGGCGACGGGGCTGCAGGCGTTTGTGTACTACATGATTCGACACCCCACTGCGTGGGCAAGATGCAGGAGGGAGACTGATGCTGCCAAGGTTGGGACTGTCGGTGGTAGATCAGTGTCATTTGCGGACGCCCAGCGTTTGCCGTTCTTACAAGCGTGCATCAAAGAGGCGCTGAGAGTGTTTGGTCCTGCGTCGATGGGGTTGCCGAGAGTAGTGCCGAAAGGAACCCCCTTGGTGATTGGAGACAGAAGCATTCCTGGCGGCACTACCGTGTCCGTGAACGTGTGGGTGATTCACCACAGTAAGGAGAtctggggggaggatgcCAGGATGTTTAACCCTGACAGATGGCTCACTCCTGACgcggcgaggttggagaaATACTTTGTGCCTTGGGGTTTTGGGTACGCCTCGTGTCCTGGTCAGAATCTTGCAAAGATTGAGCTCAGCAAGATATGTGCGACTTTGGTCAGGGATTATGACTTTGTGCAGGTTGACAAAGCCAAGGAGTGGAGGTGGAAAGCCTACTTTACCGTTGTTCCAAAGGACTGGCCCTGTTACGTTGCGAGGAGAGAGCGATGA
- a CDS encoding hypothetical protein (EggNog:ENOG503NUFD; CAZy:AA3; COG:E), which yields MTPPKSFALFCLNSVFNHVAFVRSVMMARKFNISLVVAALTLITRILPVAVALPDSVLRARHVQTPEELRDSYDYIVVGAGTAGLTIADRLTELPEYSVLVIEHGRFWNPSDPNGDRQTAHLYNLTSVPQIGLNNRTIPLGMGFGVGGSSAVNGMAVMRGTVKDYGIWDQLGNNGSNWSWKGLLPYFKKAIHFVPPNPVLAADFNITYDVQAWGQYNDTRLYASFPGGLNPAIKTIYDGLIQTPGIPFPADGHAGNHGVFYYPLSVDPKTRQRSYSRTGHLDGLNRPNYDILTSARATKIVLSGKKNAATGVECILTDTQMRVTVKAKKEVVISTGAIHTPLLLQLSGVGPRMLLKKAKIPVKVSLPGVGANFQDHPIGPPIRFNFTKPPPPPTSNSTHLPPSEGQGQGLVADLPLPIAAPSAFPAIASSLARQDPASFAAPGTDSSVLRGYKAQNNLLAEQMLSSAPGSLSFLHWVIGYGTAPGANPINFHPTSRGTVSVDPDNIDAPDPVVDYRALTNPVDTDLMIAYLEFYRRFFGPEGPLAGYRAVETVPGAKVTSREDLAGYIRANYIPQAWHPVGTAAKMRRELGGVVDDELRVYGTRGLRVADASVIPILPGGTTQLTVYVIGEKAADLIKETWKGKGGKGASGGKRGDKNR from the exons ATGACCCCGCCCAAGTCCTTTGCGTTGTTCTGTCTAAATAGTGTCTTCAATCATGTTGCTTTCGTACGGTCAGTGATGATGGCACGTAAATTCAACATCTCTCTTGTCGTGGCTGCCCTTACCCTGATAACGAGGATCCTGCCTGTTGCAGTGGCGCTCCCAGACTCGGTGCTCAGGGCGAGGCATGTTCAAACTCCCGAAGAACTAAGAGATTCATACGACTACATCGTAGTCGGGGCTGGAACCGCTGGCCTTACAATTGCAGATCGTCTGACTGAGCTGCCAGAAT ACTCTGTCCTGGTGATCGAACATGGAAGGTTCT GGAATCCATCCGACCCCAATGGCGACCGTCAAACTGCGCATTTGTACAATCTCACGTCTGTTCCACAAATAGGTCTAAACAACAGAACCATACCGCTGGGCATGGGCTTTGGCGTGGGCGGAAGCTCAGCTGTCAACGGTATGGCTGTGATGCGTGGCACTGTAAAGGACTATGGCATCTGGGATCAGTTGGGAAACAATGGCTCGAATTGGAGCTGGAAAGGATTGCTCCCTTACTTTAAGAAG GCAATCCATTTTGTTCCCCCGAACCCGGTACTTGCCGCGGACTTCAACATTACGTACGACGTTCAGGCTTGGGGACAGTATAATGACACCCGCCTCTACGCATCGTTCCCAGGCGGTCTTAATCCTGCGATCA AAACAATTTACGACGGTCTCATCCAAACGCCAGGAATTCCATTCCCAGCGGACGGACACGCCGGCAACCATGGAGTGTTTTACTACCCATTATCAGTGGATCCAAAGACCCGACAGCGTTCCTATTCGAGAACTGGCCATTTGGATGGTCTGAACAGGCCAAATTATGACATTTTGACAAGCGCACGGGCTACCAAGATAGTCCTGAGTGGTAAGAAGAACGCGGCAACTGGAGTTGAGTGCATCTTGACAGACACACAAATGAGAGTTACTGTGAAGGCCAAGAAAGAAGTTGTGATATCGACAGGAGCCATCCATACGCCTCTGCTTTTGCAACTGAGCGGAGTAGGTCCACGCATGCTCTTAAAGAAGGCCAAAATCCCTGTTAAGGTCAGCCTACCTGGGGTGGGTGCGAACTTTCAAGATCACCCAATCGGACCCCCTATTCGGTTCAACTtcacaaaaccacccccaccacctacctCGAACTCGACCCATCTCCCGCCCAGCGAaggacaaggtcaaggtctgGTGGCAGATCTTCCACTCCCCATCGCGGCACCATCTGCCTTTCCCGCCATCGCCTCTTCCCTCGCTCGCCAGGATCCAGCTTCTTTCGCAGCACCAGGCACAGACAGCTCCGTTCTCCGCGGGTACAAAGCCCaaaacaacctcctcgcGGAGCAAATGCTCTCCTCGGCCCCcggctccctctccttcctccactGGGTAATCGGGTATGGTACCGCCCCCGGcgccaaccccatcaacttCCACCCCACCTCCCGCGGTACCGTCTCGGTCGACCCCGACAACATTGACGCCCCAGACCCAGTGGTCGACTACCGCGCCTTGACCAACCCCGTCGACACTGATCTCATGATCGCCTACCTCGAGTTCTACCGCCGCTTCTTCGGTCCCGAGGGCCCATTAGCGGGATATCGCGCTGTCGAGACGGTGCCGGGCGCCAAGGTGACAAGCAGGGAGGATTTGGCGGGGTATATCAGGGCGAACTACATACCGCAAGCGTGGCATCCTGTTGGGACGGCGGccaagatgaggagggagttgggtggggttgtggatgatgagctgaggGTGTATGGGACCAGGGGATTGAGGGTGGCGGACGCGAGTGTTATCCCGATTTTGCCGGGGGGCACGACGCAATTGACGGTTTATGTGATTGGGGAGAAG GCTGCCGACTTGATCAAAGAGACATGGAAAGGAAAGGGCGGAAAGGGGGCTTCAGGGGGTAAGAGGGGCGATAAGAACCGATAA
- the cat1 gene encoding catalase 1 (COG:Q; EggNog:ENOG503NUEX) has product MASYLPSMEKVQHAVLGPRGGDKVADLQKETKEMSDKARLTTDYGVKQTSADDWLKIVNNDKTGPMLLEDPFARERIHRFDHERIPERVVHARGSGAFGKFKLFESAEDVTFAPILTDTSRETPIFIRFSTVLGSRGSADTVRDVRGFAIKFYTQEGNWDIVANNIPVFFIQDAIKFPDVIHAGKPEPHNEVPQAQTAHNNFWDFQYNHTEATHMFMWAMSDRGIPRSYRMMQGFGVNTFTLINAKGERHFVKFIFTPELGVHSLIWDEALKLAGQDPDFHRKDLWEAIENGVFPKWKFGIQVIPEADEHKFDFDILDATKIWPEDLVPVRYIGEFELNRNPDEFFPQTEQVAFCTSHIVPGIGFSDDPLLQGRNFSYFDTQLSRLGINWQELPINRPVCPVMNFNRDGAMRHTITKGTVNYWPNRFEKVKPATHEEGGYVEYAEKVAGIKARARSAKFKEHFAQAQLFWNSMSAVEKNHIINALGFELDHCEDPVVYERMVTRLADIDLGLAQTVAEMVGGEPPKEASRPNHGRKAPGLSQTEFPGSKPTIASRRIAILVADGYDQVAYSAAYAAISAGLAIPLVIGTKRSKIVAAGGAGSTTPHHHLEGFRSTMVDAIFIPGGVDSIRALSKNGRALHWIREAFGHLKAIGATGEAVDLVNKAIGLPAVSVSESAEVQDSYGVVTMRETKPGSLSEAVDIVKGGAGFMEKFFHNIAQHRCWARELDGLHSQVAY; this is encoded by the exons ATGGCCAGTTATTTGCCCTCCATGGAGAAAGTACAGCACGCCGTTCTTGGGCCCCGAGGGGGTGACAAGGTCGCCGACCTTCagaaggagaccaaggagatGTCAGACAAGGCCCGCCTCACAACAGACTATGGTGTCAAGCAGACCTCTGCCGATGACTGGCTCAAGATCGTCAACAACGACAAGACTGGTCCCATGCTGTTGGAAGACCCCTTTGCTCGCGAGAGA ATCCACAGGTTCGACCACGAAAGAATCCCAGAGCGCGTCGTCCATGCCCGTGGCAGCGGTGCCTTCGGCAAGTTCAAGCTCTTCGAGAGTGCCGAGGATGTCACTTTTGCTCCAATCCTTACCGACACATCGCGCGAGACGCCCATTTTTATCCGGTTTTCGACAGTGCTCGGTAGCCGTGGCAGCGCTGATACCGTTCGCGATGTGCGAGGTTTTGCGATCAAGTTCTACACACAGGAAGGAAACTGGGATATTGTCGCCAACAATATTCCCGTGTTCTTCATTCAGGACGCTATCAAGTTTCCCGATGTCATCCATGCTGGCAAACCCGAGCCACACAACGAGGTTCCTCAGGCCCAGACAGCCCATAACAACTTCTGGGATTTCCAGTACAACCACACCGAGGCGACGCACATGTTCATGTGGGCG ATGAGCGACAGAGGTATTCCTCGTTCGTACCGCATGATGCAAGGATTTGGCGTCAACACCTTCACGCTCATCAACGCCAAGGGAGAGCGTCACTTTGTCAAGTTCATCTTCACCCCTGAACTCGGCGTGCACTCTCTTATCTGGGACGAGGCCCTCAAGCTTGCCGGCCAGGATCCAGACTTCCACCGCAAGGACCTGTGGGAGGCCATCGAGAACGGTGTCTTCCCCAAGTGGAAGTTCGGTATTCAGGTGATCCCTGAAGCTGATGAGCACAAGTTCGACTTCGACATCTTGGATGCTACCAAGATCTGGCCCGAGGATCTGGTACCCGTGCGTTACATTGGCGAGTTCGAGCTCAACCGCAACCCAGACGAGTTCTTCCCACAGACTGAGCAGGTTGCATTCTGCACAAGCCACATCGTCCCCGGTATTGGCTTCTCCGATGACCCTCTTCTCCAAGGCCGCAACTTCAGTTATTTCGATACACAATTGAGCCGTCTGGGCATCAACTGGCAGGAGCTTCCCATCAACCGCCCAGTATGCCCCGTCATGAACTTCAACCGCGATGGTGCTATGcgccacaccatcaccaaaggCACCGTCAACTACTGGCCCAACCGGTTTGAGAAGGTCAAGCCTGCTACTCACGAGGAAGGCGGGTATGTTGAGTACGCTGAGAAGGTTGCTGGCATCAAGGCCCGCGCCCGCAGTGCCAAGTTCAAGGAGCATTTTGCTCAGGCGCAACTGTTCTGGAACAGTATGTCGGCGGTTGAGAAgaaccacatcatcaacgccctcGGATTCGAGCTTGACCACTGTGAGGATCCTGTCGTGTACGAGCGCATGGTGACGCGATTGGCCGATATCGACTTGGGTCTCGCCCAGACAGTCGCCGagatggttggtggtgagcctCCCAAGGAGGCTAGCCGTCCCAACCACGGCCGCAAGGCACCAGGCTTGAGCCAAACAGAGTTCCCCGGATCAAAGCCTACCATTGCGTCCCGGAGAATCGCCATCTTGGTTGCCGATGGGTACGATCAGGTCGCCTACTCAGCTGCGTACGCTGCTATCTCGGCTGGCTTGGCCATCCCATTGGTTATCGGAACCAAGAGAAGCAAGATTGTTGCTGCCGGTGGAGCTGGTAGCACcacacctcatcatcacttggAGGGCTTCCGCTCCACCATGGTGGACGCCATCTTCATTCCCGGCGGTGTTGATTCCATTCGCGCTCTGTCCAAGAACGGCAGAGCTCTGCATTGGATCAGGGAGGCCTTTGGTCATCTCAAGGCTATTGGAGCCACAGGCGAAGCTGTCGACTTGGTCAACAAGGCCATCGGCCTGCCAGCTGTTAGTGTCTCGGAGAGTGCCGAGGTTCAGGACAGCTATGGTGTCGTGACTATGCGTGAgaccaagccaggaagcttgagTGAAGCGGTGGACATCGTCAAGGGCGGTGCTGGTTTTATGGAGAAGTTCTTCCACAACATCGCCCAGCACAGGTGCTGGGCCAGAGAGCTGGATGGCCTCCACAGCCAGGTGGCCTACTAG
- a CDS encoding hypothetical protein (EggNog:ENOG503NU34; COG:S) encodes MTMSTTQVPLAFASCSIGLPKHTLHQKIEAIRAAGFQGIELSFPDLLSYATLHFGRDVAEDDYDTLCEAAKAVKDLCSRHELVIMVLQPFANFEGWPAGSRERQDAFARAKGWIRIMDATGIDMLQVGSSDSAGISSSFSDLAADLRELADMLAPHGFKLAYENWCWATRAPTWKEVWEIVKMVDRPNIGLCLDTFQTAGGEWGDPTTASRLIEGVSAADLTVRYKDSLEELSRTVPSDNIYFLQISDAYKMDEPLADVVEQGLRPRGRWSHDWRPLPYDGGYLPIVEFAEAVLRTGFRGWVSVEVFDGKFKEKYGDDLMGFAHKAKLVTDQLLATALASGDKTK; translated from the exons ATGACGATGTCGACAACACAGGTTCCCCTCGCCTTCGCATCATGCTCCATCGGCTTGCCAAAACACACACTGCACCAAAAGATCGAAGCCATCCGCGCAGCCGGCTTTCAAGGCATAGAACTCTCCTTCCCAGACTTGCTCTCATACGCTACGCTGCACTTTGGCCGCGATGTCGCCGAAGACGATTACGATACCCTCTGTGAGGCAGCAAAGGCAGTAAAGGATCTCTGCAGCCGCCACGAACTTGTCATCATGGTCCTCCAACCCTTTGCAAACTTTGAAGGCTGGCCTGCTGGAAGCCGTGAGCGTCAGGACGCGTTTGCTCGCGCGAAAGGCTGGATCAGAATCATGGATGCCACAGGCATTGACATGCTCCAAGTTGGTTCGTCCGACTCGGCGGgcatctcatcctccttttcgGATCTGGCAGCGGACCTCCGGGAGCTGGCCGATATGCTTGCGCCACACGGCTTCAAACTTGCTTATGAGAATTGGTGCTGGGCAACACGGGCTCCCACATGGAAGGAGGTTTGGGAAATTGTCAAGATGGTTGATCGGCCCAACATTGGACTGTGTCTGGATACATTCCAGACAGCTGGTGGGGAATGGGGAGATCCAACTACAGCGTCACGTCTCATTGAAGGGGTCTCGGCTGCAGACCTCACCGTGCGGTATAAGGACAGTCTTGAAGAGCTGTCGCGCACGGTCCCGTCGGATAATATCTATTTCCTGCAGATAAGTGACGCATACAAGATGGATGAGCCACTGGCAGATGTGGTAGAACAAGGCCTGAGACCtagagggagatggagtcACGACTGGAGACCCCTGCC ATATGACGGGGGATACCTCCCAATCGTGGAGTTCGCTGAAGCAGTGCTCAGAACAGGTTTTAGGGGCTGGGTCAGTGTAGAGGTGTTTGATGGCAAGTTTAAAGAAAAGTATGGTGATGACTTGATGGGCTTCGCGCACAAAGCTAAGTTGGTTACCGACCAGCTGTTGGCAACGGCACTTGCATCCGGTGATAAAACGAAATAG
- a CDS encoding hypothetical protein (EggNog:ENOG503PB0X) — MFYYDTDALESDILVHEGAPKLTYHEYAAFTRPRIQQFQPTSAGSSAGEVSRCALSEDWEGRGMFELALRQNHAVDRDGEFVLQGDHVHPALRGRVRQVIARRSLNYSSYEKGALDGLNLTRADYEALKLHPSTIQYLRRTTTESTFWDQRHEKLSIILCFSTEPRPAYDFMSFTYSIPDRTATMLLRQSYDPHIHDVDDLEQYGERMQACKPHWAHPLVTPVVLLQMQFLLSERAVAENEKDISRVEQDVERMAGFETTDSRPKSRSNSTSSGATGGYSHPKRPTELMKNAHDAFKKSIKLLDTITWMDRAVGVILRAGDELEEVRYESENDIDSPDLQGALISASGRTVTGLARARIIEDPMSAHWHEIRQYLESLQQLCKSLETERHMLEVRCKSQIDIIYAKMQQEDNILTARMAVTSTRDSSSLKALAVITALFLPGDFIASLLGMAMFEKWNDEEYDGDRLPETPERFWLYWALALPLTFIIFILWRTWWVSQDRFFRQHLSKELSEERYWTEDRRPRKLDHSFIRDFFTLSARRDEKADIPPPSPDLSHSQLAAESSSKTPSPPAPVFNLKRIAFAGTDTRRSKRNAFRGHSAV, encoded by the exons ATGTTTTATTACGATACCGACGCCCTTGAAAGCGACATCCTGGTGCACGAAGGCGCGCCAAAGCTTACCTACCACGAGTATGCTGCCTTCACCAGACCACGCATTCAGCAGTTCCAGCCAACCTCGGCGGGGTCTTCTGCCGGCGAGGTGAGCCGGTGTGCCTTGTCCGAGGACTGGGAGGGGCGTGGAATGTTTGAGCTTGCTCTGCGACAAAACCATGCTGTGGACCGAGATGGCGAGTTTGTGCTCCAGGGCGACCACGTACATCCAGCACTTCGAGGCCGTGTGAGGCAGGTGATAGCGCGGCGCAGCCTGAACTATAGCTCCTATGAAAAGGGCGCGCTCGACGGTCTGAACCTCACACGTGCTGACTACGAAGCCCTCAAACTACACCCGTCGACAATCCAATATCTCCGCCGGACCACGACCGAGTCCACTTTTTGGGATCAGCGTCACGAGAAGCTTAGCATCATCCTCTGCTTCTCCACAGAGCCGCGGCCAGCCTACGACTTTATGTCTTTCACATACAGCATCCCCGACCGTACGGCGACAATGCTCTTGCGCCAGTCCTATGACCCGCACATTCATGATGTGGATGACTTGGAGCAGTATGGCGAACGAATGCAGGCCTGCAAACCCCATTGGGCCCACCCATTGGTCACGCCCGTTGTTTTGCTCCAGATGCAGTTTTTGCTCTCTGAGCGCGCCGTGGCTGAGAATGAGAAGGACATCTCCAGGGTGGAGCAAGATGTTGAACGCATGGCTGGGTTCGAAACGACCGACTCCCGCCCAAAGAGCCGGTCGAATTCGACCAGTTCAGGTGCAACCGGCGGGTACAGTCATCCAAAGCGGCCCACTGAGCTTATGAAGAACGCACACGACGCCTTCAAGAAGTCTATCAAGCTGCTGGACACAATCACCTGGATGGATAGGGCAGTTGGTGTTATTTTGCGGGCAGGTGACGAACTAGAAGAAGTGAGGTACGAGAGTGAGAATGACATTGACAGCCCCGACCTTCAGGGCGCTTTGATCTCGGCATCTGGACGGACGGTAACAGGTCTTGCTCGTGCCCGCATCATTGAGGATCCAATGTCAGCCCATTGGCATGAGATCAGGCAGTACCTCGAGAGTCTGCAGCAGCTGTGCAAGAGCCTGGAAACTGAACGACACATGTTGGAAGTTCGATGCAAATCTCAGATCGATATT ATCTATGCCAAGATGCAGCAGGAAGACAATATCTTGACAGCTCGCATGGCAGTTACCTCGACTCGAGATTCCTCTTCCCTCAAAGCACTAGCTGTTATCACAGCCCTGTTCCTTCCGGGTGATTTTATCGCCAGCCTCCTTGGCATGGCCATGTTTGAAAAATGGAATGACGAGGAATACGATGGCGATAGGCTGCCCGAAACGCCAGAACGATTTTGGCTTTACTGGGCCCTTGCGCTCCCACTCACCTTTATTATCTTTATTCTCTGGCGGACGTGGTGGGTATCGCAAGATCGGTTCTTCAGACAGCATCTGTCCAAGGAGCTCAGTGAAGAGCGGTACTGGACTGAGGACAGGCGGCCTCGGAAACTGGACCACAGCTTTATCCGTGACTTTTTCACTCTCTCGGCAAGGAGAGACGAAAAGGCCGACATTCCACCACCGAGTCCGGATTTGTCTCACTCTCAGCTGGCTGCTGAGAGTAGTAGCAAgactccatcacccccagcCCCTGTTTTCAACTTGAAAAGGATTGCTTTTGCTGGGACAGACACACGAAGGAGTAAGCGCAATGCATTCCGTGGACATAGTGCGGTGTAA
- a CDS encoding hypothetical protein (CAZy:AA1; COG:Q; EggNog:ENOG503NVU0): MLGLTKVSAVLLATAALVVASPAPSPVIHLLPRQTIIPGGKPCGQNNATNRRCWKNNWNISTDYDNINPPAFNNRVYDFHITNVTNWLGPDGVRKPAMLINNQFPGPTIEADWGDYIIVNVYNDMQDNGTSIHWHGIRQYGESNQDGANGVTECPIPPGSMKTYDFHVTQYGTSWYHSHYSNQYGNGVVGPLIVHGPAAANYDIDLGPYMINDYYHETADRLHLRAELVSNGPPPDSDNILFRGKNIHPLGASRGGSYDRLTLTPGKKHLLRLINASVDNSFVISLVGHNFTVITNDLVPVNPVVRSSLFMAVGQRYDVIIEANQAVGNYWLNATLEANNNCGRSRNLFPAAIISYQGASTTALPTNRGTPRVATCNGETGFSPILTRTVPSTAFAGSAVGTLPVTLEFPNHGRGQVFEWRVKNTPINVEWDHPILEYVLENNSSWPGATNLIDVPQADQWVFWVIQNDFALPHPIHLHGHDFLTLGIGSGTFNINTMKSQLTFNNPIRRDVVQMPGNSWLVIGYKTDNPGVWLMHCHIGWHVAMGLGVQFLERKDEIKRMMPLDQLVPNCDAWRRYAKTSPYLPKLDSGLRRREGEEVEKREPAWRRIA; encoded by the exons atgttgGGGCTCACCAAAGTTTCGGCAGTATTGCTGGCCACTGCTGCACTAGTTGTGGCTTCACCAGCACCCTCTCCAGTcatacacctcctcccccggcaGACCATCATACCCGGAGGCAAGCCATGCGGGCAAAATAATGCCACAAATCGACGGTGTTGGAAGAATAACTGGAACATCAGCACAGATTatgacaacatcaacccaccAGCATTTAACAACCGAGTG TACGACTTTCACATCACCAATGTCACAAATTGGCTTGGTCCGGATGGTGTCAGGAAACCAGCGATGCTCATCAATA ACCAATTCCCTGGACCCACGATTGAAGCTGATTGGGGTGACTATATCATTGTCAATGTGTACAATGACATGCAAGACAACGG AACGTCTATTCACTGGCATGGAATTCGCCAGTACGGCGAAAGTAACCAGGATGGTGCCAACGGAGTGACCGAGTGTCCTATCCCACCTGGATCCATGAAGACATATGATTTCCACGTCACCCAATATGGCACCTCGTGGTATCACAGCCATTATTCCAACCAATATGGTAATGGTGTTGTAGGACCCTTGATCGTGCATGGCCCTGCAGCGGCCAACTATGACATCGACCTCGGCCCTTACATGATCAATGACTACTATCACGAAACTGCTGATCGACTTCACCTGCGAGCGGAGTTGGTCAGCAATGGCCCTCCTCCTGACAGCGACAATATCCTCTTCAGAGGCAAGAACATTCATCCACTTGGCGCAAGCCGTGGGGGCTCTTATGACCGTCTCACTCTCACCCCCGGCAAGAAacatcttctccgcctcaTCAATGCCAGTGTCGACAACTCCTTTGTTATCTCTCTCGTAGGCCACAACTTCACCGTGATTACGAACGACCTTGTTCCAGTCAATCCAGTCGTGCGCTCTTCCCTTTTCATGGCCGTGGGCCAGCGCTACGATGTCATCATCGAGGCCAACCAAGCTGTGGGCAACTACTGGCTTAATGCCACTCTCgaagccaacaacaactgcGGTCGATCCCGTAATCTTTTCCCGGCCGCCATCATCAGCTACCAAGGCGcaagcaccaccgccctccctACAAACCGCGGCACTCCCCGTGTCGCCACCTGCAACGGCGAGACCGGCTTCtctcccatcctcacccGCACCGTGCCCTCCACCGCCTTTGCCGGCTCCGCGGTCGGAACCCTCCCCGTCACCCTCGAGTTCCCCAACCACGGCCGGGGCCAGGTGTTTGAGTGGCGCGTCAAgaacacccccatcaacgTCGAGTGGGACCACCCCATTCTCGAGTACGTCCTCGAGAACAACAGCTCCTGGCCGGGAGCGACAAACCTCATCGACGTCCCCCAAGCCGACCAGTGGGTCTTTTGGGTCATCCAAAACGACTTCGCCTTgccccatcccatccacctccacggCCACGACTTTCTCACCCTTGGCATCGGGTCGGGtaccttcaacatcaacacgATGAAAAGCCAGCTCAcgttcaacaaccccatTCGACGAGACGTGGTGCAGATGCCGGGGAATAGTTGGCTGGTGATTGGGTACAAGACTGATAACCCTGGTGTGTGGCTGATGCATTGCCATATCGGGTGGCATGTGGCTATGGGTCTGGGGGTGCAGttcttggagaggaaggatgaGATCAAGAGGATGATGCCGTTGGATCAGCTGGTGCCGAATTGCGATGCGTGGAGGCGATATGCCAAGACGAGTCCGTATCTGCCGAAGCTGGATAgcgggttgaggaggagggagggggaagaggtggaaaagagggagcctgcttggaggaggatcgcGTGA